AATCGAAAAACCTGCTGGTGTCTATACGAAGCAAGTAAGAGAGATGAATGAAGCAGCTGCAAATTCGGGAAAAGTTTTTAGTATTATGTACAATCAACGCACGAATCCTCTATATATAAAATTAAGGGATCTAATTGAGTCGGGAGAACTTGGAGAAATCTATCGAACGAATTGGATAGTTACAAATTGGTATCGAACACAAAGTTATTATGATGCTGTCTCTTGGAGAGCAAGTTGGGCTACTGATGGTGGCGGTGTACTTATGAATCAGAGTCCTCATCAGCTTGATTTATGGCAATGGACAACGGGGATGATGCCTAAAAGGATACGTGCATTTTGTCATTTTGGTAAATATCACAATATTGAAGTTGAAGATGATGTCACAGTCTATGTCGAATATGAAAATGGAGCTACAGGCGTTTTTATTACTAGCACTGGTGAAGCTCCAGGGACAAATCGTTATGAGCTTTCCGGTACACTCGGAAAAATTGTGATTGAAGACAATAAACTATCCTTCTGGCGTCTGCGAGAACCTATCCATGAATTTAATGAACGTTATAAAGATGGAGGGTTTAAAAAACCAGAGTGCTGGGAATGTGAGGTTCCAACTCAAGGTGAAATCAAGGATGGTCATTT
The window above is part of the Chengkuizengella sp. SCS-71B genome. Proteins encoded here:
- a CDS encoding Gfo/Idh/MocA family oxidoreductase, which codes for MRLVRVGIIGLGLMGIRYAKYFKEGKVEGAILSAVVTSRKERMDWVKETFTNKVDIYSNLDDLITSGNVDALIIATPHYHHPAAAIQAFHAGYHVLIEKPAGVYTKQVREMNEAAANSGKVFSIMYNQRTNPLYIKLRDLIESGELGEIYRTNWIVTNWYRTQSYYDAVSWRASWATDGGGVLMNQSPHQLDLWQWTTGMMPKRIRAFCHFGKYHNIEVEDDVTVYVEYENGATGVFITSTGEAPGTNRYELSGTLGKIVIEDNKLSFWRLREPIHEFNERYKDGGFKKPECWECEVPTQGEIKDGHLEVILDWIDTIRNGTPLLSPGEEGMKGLTLANAMLLSTWTDNWVELPMDEDLFYEYLIQKIQSSDRSDRHGKTH